In the Streptomyces sp. WMMC940 genome, ACGGACGGGTGCTCCTGGGAAAACGCGCCGACACCGGCAAGTGGTCGATCATCGGCGGGATCCCCGAGCCGGGTGAGCAGCCGGCCACGGCAGCGGTTCGGGAGGTGTACGAGGAGACCGCCGTACGCTGCGTCCCCGAGCGCATCGTGCTCGTCCAGACGTTCGCGCGGCCGGTGACCTACCCCAACGGCGACCGGTGCCAGTTCATGGACGTGTGCCTGCGCTGCCGGGCGGTCGGCGGTGAGGCACGCGTCAACGACGAGGAGTCGCTGGAGGTGGGGTGGTTCCCCGTCGACGCGCTGCCCGAGCTCGAGGAGTTCGCCCTCTTCCGGATCAAGCAGGCGCTCACCGACGGCCCGACGTGGTTCGACTCCACGTTGGCCATTTGAACTATGGGCGTTGACCACATCGGTCGGCGTCCTCGCTGTCCCTAGGGTGCGGACCATGACCATGAACCAGGGTCCCGTCCCCCACCCCGTTCCCTCCGCCGGAAAGCCGTCCGTGTCCCTCGACCTCGGCGGCCGTACCGCCCTGGTCACCGGCGCCGCGGGCGGTATCGGACGTGCCTGCGCCCTGCGGCTCGCGGCGGCCGGAGCCGAGGTCAGGGCCGTCGACCGGGACGCGACGGGCCTCGACGCGCTGGTCGGACGGGCCCAGGAGCTCGGTCTCGCGGGCGGCGTGGAACCCCTTGCGCTGGACCTGACCGACCTGGACGCCGCGGAGGAGGCCGCCGCCGGTACCGACGTGCTCGTGAACAACGCGGGCCTGCAGCTCGTCCGCCCCATCGAGGAGTTCCCGCCGGACGTCTTCCGCACCGTGCTCACCGTGATGCTGGAGGCCCCTTTCCGGCTGATCAGAGGAGCGCTCCCACAGATGTACGCCAAGGGATGGGGGCGCATCGTCAACCTTTCCTCCGTGCACGGGCTCCGTGCCTCGGCCTACAAGTCCGCCTATGTGGCCGCCAAACATGGTTTGGAAGGACTGTCCAAGACCGCCGCCCTGGAGGGCGCCGCCCATGGAGTCACCTCCAACTGTGTGAACCCGGGCTATGTGCGTACCCCCCTCGTCGAGAAGCAGATCGCGGACCAGGCCGCCGCCCACGGCATCCCGGAGGAGCGGGTGCTCACGGAGGTCCTGCTGAAGGACTCGGCCCTGAAGCGGCTCGTCGAACCGGAGGAGGTCGCGGAGGCGGTCGCGTACCTCTGCACCCCGCAGTCGTCCTTCGTCACCGGTACGTCGCTCGTCCTGGACGGCGGCTGGACCGCGCACTGAAGGGACCGGGGCGACAAATCCGCGAGCAGCGGGTGACGGAGTCGTCCACACGGGCCCGGTCGTCCACAGGGCTGGCGGGACCCCCGACCCGGCAGGTATCCCTGTGACCATGTCCCATGAACAGGCCTCCTACCTGGAGCTGCTCGCACGCGACGCGCCCGCCGAGGCGTACGACCGGCCCGCGCTGCTCGCCCGTGCGGAAGGCGCCGGTCCCGAGACGCTCTCCGGTCTGGAGCGCGCCAAGCAGCTCGCCCTGCGCGTGCGCGCCGAGCTCGAAGGCAGACGCCGCCGCGAGGCGGAGCTGTCCGCGCTGTTCGAGACCGCGCACGATCTGGCGGGGCTGCGCGACCTCGACGCGGTGCTGCGGGCCATCGTGCAGCGCGCCCGGTCGCTCCTCGGCACGGAGGTCGCCTATCTCAGCCTCAACGACCCGGCGGCCGGCGACACCTACATGCGGGTCACCGAGGGCTCGGTGTCGGCCCGCTTCCAGCAGCTCCGGCTCGGCATGGGGGAGGGCCTCGGCGGGCTGGTCGCCCAGACCGCCCGGCCGTACGTGACCGACAGCTACTTCGACGACGAGCGCTTCCAGCACACCCGCGCCATCGACTCGGGCGTCCGCGACGAAGGACTCGTCGCGATCCTCGGCGTTCCGCTGACGCTGGGCAGCCAGGTGATCGGCGTGCTCTTCGCCGCCGACCGCCGCGCCCGGGTCTTCGAGCGGGAGCAGGTGGCGCTGCTCGCCTCCTTCGCCGCCCACGCCGCGGTCGCCATCGACACCGCCAATCTGCTGGCCGAGACGCGGAGCGCGCTGGCCGAGCTGGAGCGGGCGAACGCCATCATCCGCGACCACAGCGCCGTCATCGAGCGGGCCTCGGACGTCCACGACCGTCTCACGGAGCTGGTCCTGCACGGCGGCGGGGTCCACGACGTCGCCGGAGCCGTGTCCGAAGTGCTCGACGGGACGGTGGAATTCGCCGAACCGGACGCGCCCTCGCCGGCCGGCGTGGAGTTCACCGGCGCCGACGGCCACGCCGTGCGGCACGGGGACGACTGGGTCGCCGCCGTGTCCGCAGGCGGGGAACTCCTCGGCGCGCTCGTGCTGCACGGCCATCCCGCCCTGGACCCCGTCGACCGGCGCACT is a window encoding:
- a CDS encoding NUDIX hydrolase is translated as MGIPDFIREIRTSAGHQLLFLPGVSAVVFDDDGRVLLGKRADTGKWSIIGGIPEPGEQPATAAVREVYEETAVRCVPERIVLVQTFARPVTYPNGDRCQFMDVCLRCRAVGGEARVNDEESLEVGWFPVDALPELEEFALFRIKQALTDGPTWFDSTLAI
- a CDS encoding 3-hydroxybutyrate dehydrogenase is translated as MTMNQGPVPHPVPSAGKPSVSLDLGGRTALVTGAAGGIGRACALRLAAAGAEVRAVDRDATGLDALVGRAQELGLAGGVEPLALDLTDLDAAEEAAAGTDVLVNNAGLQLVRPIEEFPPDVFRTVLTVMLEAPFRLIRGALPQMYAKGWGRIVNLSSVHGLRASAYKSAYVAAKHGLEGLSKTAALEGAAHGVTSNCVNPGYVRTPLVEKQIADQAAAHGIPEERVLTEVLLKDSALKRLVEPEEVAEAVAYLCTPQSSFVTGTSLVLDGGWTAH
- a CDS encoding helix-turn-helix domain-containing protein, whose product is MSHEQASYLELLARDAPAEAYDRPALLARAEGAGPETLSGLERAKQLALRVRAELEGRRRREAELSALFETAHDLAGLRDLDAVLRAIVQRARSLLGTEVAYLSLNDPAAGDTYMRVTEGSVSARFQQLRLGMGEGLGGLVAQTARPYVTDSYFDDERFQHTRAIDSGVRDEGLVAILGVPLTLGSQVIGVLFAADRRARVFEREQVALLASFAAHAAVAIDTANLLAETRSALAELERANAIIRDHSAVIERASDVHDRLTELVLHGGGVHDVAGAVSEVLDGTVEFAEPDAPSPAGVEFTGADGHAVRHGDDWVAAVSAGGELLGALVLHGHPALDPVDRRTLERAAMVTSLLLLARRSAGEVEQRVRGELLDDLLDAPGRDPRLLRERAARLRADLDAPHVVLAARIDAPPTGGGGDRATADRQRLRSAASHLAATRHGLAATRDGGTVLLLPMGPGDSASELARQTAKHLGGTLREPVTVGASAPVEAPATPGSVHAAYAEARRCVEALRLLGRSGEGAAAPDLGFLGLLLADTGDIEGFVHRTIGPVADYDERRGTDLVRTLDAYFAGGMSPARTKDELHVHVNTVAQRLERIGRLLGEDWQSPPRALEIQLALRLHAISGAVAR